One part of the Pelagicoccus sp. SDUM812003 genome encodes these proteins:
- the pyrE gene encoding orotate phosphoribosyltransferase produces MQSSQEEVLDIFKRTKALLQGHFILRSGLRSEYFFQCAQVCQHMSEVTRLIELLSPKLKDLEFETVLAPAMGGLVVGQEVARQFDKRYIFVEKVDDKLELRRGFKIADGEKILVVEDVVTRGGRANEAVEIVKRNGGEVAGIAVLVDRSQGKATFDAPLISLLEMGFPTYDPDNLPDHLKDVPAVKPGS; encoded by the coding sequence GACATTTTCAAGCGTACCAAGGCTCTGCTCCAAGGGCATTTCATCCTCCGCTCCGGCCTACGCAGCGAGTACTTTTTCCAATGCGCCCAAGTCTGCCAGCACATGAGCGAAGTCACGCGCCTGATCGAATTGCTCAGCCCGAAACTCAAGGATCTGGAGTTCGAAACCGTGCTGGCTCCCGCCATGGGGGGGCTGGTGGTCGGACAGGAAGTCGCTCGTCAGTTCGACAAGCGCTACATCTTCGTGGAGAAGGTTGACGACAAGCTGGAGCTGCGTCGCGGCTTCAAAATCGCGGATGGCGAGAAAATCCTGGTGGTGGAGGACGTGGTGACCCGCGGCGGCCGGGCCAACGAGGCGGTGGAAATCGTGAAGCGAAACGGTGGCGAGGTGGCCGGCATCGCCGTGCTGGTAGACCGTAGCCAGGGCAAGGCCACCTTCGACGCTCCTCTGATTTCACTGCTGGAAATGGGATTTCCGACCTACGACCCGGACAACCTTCCCGACCACTTGAAGGACGTGCCTGCCGTCAAGCCAGGCAGCTAG